The Teredinibacter sp. KSP-S5-2 genome includes a window with the following:
- a CDS encoding MATE family efflux transporter: MASVFRLWLWVGGDFWRKLLSLSTPIMAHSLTFACFGLADAFMVAQVHETAVAATGLAGRMMLFNIMLVFGGAAGAAIFAAQLFGAGKKDQVWFPLTQAILFSLVLTTPFILIYSFYPEQIVRLASDDGRFVADASLYIQITGWTLIGTVFVVPIESVLRSLEKTKIILLISAASVFVNLILNYVLIFGHWGAPAMGLEGAAWATAISRMTQTLWLVIHVVIFDKYLLPKRQQLSSLFNRTRWRIFLNIAIPQSIQQCAWAGGALTYGFIIARMGVDVLAIVSIVFPLEVVLLSLFIGLHTSSVTMLGQLLGANKLKLAWLHSQVLLSFSSACGFLICLLLWSNIFDLNQFYSLLNLSDTESAKKATLVMALGLILKAYNLMAMEGVLKSGGDVRFSMNASLIALWLVGIPSALMGALYFKLPLHWVMLLILSEEVVKALSSLVRIKKKKWINNLAIDA; the protein is encoded by the coding sequence ATGGCATCTGTATTTCGTTTATGGTTATGGGTTGGAGGAGACTTTTGGCGCAAGCTGTTAAGCCTCTCCACTCCCATCATGGCTCATTCACTCACCTTTGCCTGCTTTGGCCTGGCCGACGCATTTATGGTTGCCCAAGTTCACGAGACCGCCGTCGCCGCTACGGGGCTCGCAGGCCGAATGATGCTATTCAATATTATGCTGGTGTTTGGCGGTGCTGCTGGCGCTGCAATTTTTGCCGCACAATTGTTTGGGGCAGGCAAAAAAGATCAAGTGTGGTTTCCCCTGACTCAGGCCATTTTATTTTCGTTGGTACTCACCACACCATTTATTCTTATTTATAGTTTCTACCCGGAACAGATTGTTCGCCTGGCGTCAGATGACGGTCGTTTTGTTGCTGACGCATCGCTGTATATTCAAATTACAGGGTGGACATTAATTGGAACTGTTTTCGTGGTGCCAATTGAATCTGTTCTGCGCTCCCTGGAAAAAACCAAAATTATTTTACTCATCAGTGCGGCTTCCGTTTTCGTCAATTTAATATTGAACTACGTTCTGATTTTTGGTCACTGGGGTGCCCCGGCTATGGGATTAGAAGGTGCCGCCTGGGCCACCGCTATTTCCAGAATGACGCAAACTCTATGGCTGGTTATACATGTTGTTATCTTTGATAAGTACCTGCTGCCCAAAAGACAACAACTGTCATCGCTATTCAACCGAACTCGCTGGCGAATTTTCCTCAATATTGCAATACCACAATCTATTCAACAGTGTGCCTGGGCTGGGGGCGCATTAACCTACGGTTTTATTATTGCCCGCATGGGCGTGGATGTTCTGGCGATTGTCTCTATCGTCTTTCCACTGGAAGTCGTATTGCTTTCTCTTTTTATTGGTTTGCACACCTCCAGCGTGACCATGCTTGGTCAGTTGCTAGGGGCGAATAAGCTTAAGCTCGCGTGGTTGCACTCTCAGGTTTTATTATCCTTCAGTAGCGCATGCGGCTTTCTTATTTGCCTGTTACTCTGGTCAAATATATTCGATTTAAATCAGTTTTATTCTCTGTTAAATCTATCGGACACGGAATCCGCCAAAAAAGCCACTTTGGTTATGGCACTTGGTTTAATCCTAAAAGCATATAACTTAATGGCCATGGAAGGCGTATTAAAAAGCGGCGGAGACGTTCGTTTTTCCATGAATGCCAGTTTGATTGCCTTGTGGCTGGTAGGCATTCCAAGTGCACTAATGGGGGCGCTCTACTTCAAGCTCCCATTACACTGGGTAATGCTTTTGATATTAAGTGAAGAGGTGGTTAAGGCGCTAAGCTCACTTGTACGCATTAAGAAAAAGAAATGGATAAATAATCTGGCAATCGACGCATAA